In Oryza sativa Japonica Group chromosome 3, ASM3414082v1, one DNA window encodes the following:
- the LOC4333326 gene encoding GDSL esterase/lipase At5g55050, giving the protein MGFWRRCTPSTSACAGVCVVALLLVALACCPTRARGAAPAVYVLGDSQADVGNNNYLPATLPMYKANYPHNGVDYPGGKPTGRFSNGYNFVDYLADSLGVASPPPYLSISNTSVYLRGVNFSSGGSGVSNLTNMGQCISFDEQIDQHYSTVHATLVEQLGPRQASTHLAESLFSVAIGGNDIINRVLLSQLVGTQDQFISSLANSLKRQLQRMYDLGTRRLLFVGAAPLGCCLMLREQSPTKECHAEANYLSARYNNAVTMLLRDMSAMHPGMSYAFFDTYTALLQYIRQPEAYGYTEVKAACCGLGDNNAMFQCTPASSYCANRTSYMFWDIVHPTEITAKRLTKVAFDGSPPLVYPINISQLTAS; this is encoded by the exons ATGGGTTTCTGGCGCCGGTGCACACCGTCGACATCGGCCTGTGCAGGCGTCTGTGTCGTCGCCCTCCTCCTTGTGGCTTTGGCTTGCTGCCCGACGCGCGCACGCGGCGCTGCCCCGGCGGTGTACGTACTTGGCGACTCGCAGGCGGACGTCGGGAACAACAACTACCTGCCAGCGACGCTGCCGATGTACAAGGCCAACTACCCTCACAACGGCGTCGACTACCCGGGGGGCAAGCCCACCGGCAGGTTCAGCAACGGCTACAACTTCGTCGACTACCTTG CTGACAGTCTCGGGGTGGCCAGCCCTCCTCCATACCTCTCTATAAGCAACACCTCGGTATACCTGAGGGGTGTCAACTTTTCTTCAGGAGGATCAGGGGTGTCTAATCTCACAAACATG GGTCAGTGCATCAGCTTCGACGAGCAGATAGATCAGCACTACTCCACTGTTCATGCAACACTGGTGGAGCAGCTCGGCCCGCGTCAGGCCTCGACCCACCTTGCCGAATCGCTCTTCAGCGTCGCCATCGGCGGCAACGATATAATCAATCGCGTCCTGCTGAGCCAGCTCGTGGGCACCCAAGACCAATTCATCAGCTCACTGGCCAACTCCCTGAAACGCCAGCTGCAG AGGATGTATGACCTCGGGACGCGAAGGCTTTTATTTGTGGGCGCGGCGCCACTGGGGTGTTGCCTGATGCTGCGGGAGCAGAGCCCCACCAAGGAATGCCACGCGGAGGCCAATTACCTATCAGCTCGGTACAACAACGCCGTCACCATGCTCCTCCGCGACATGAGCGCGATGCACCCGGGCATGAGCTACGCCTTCTTCGACACGTACACCGCGTTGCTGCAGTACATCCGGCAGCCAGAGGCATatg gttaTACTGAGGTGAAAGCAGCATGCTGCGGCCTAGGGGACAACAACGCCATGTTCCAGTGCACTCCGGCAAGCTCGTACTGCGCCAACCGAACAAGCTACATGTTCTGGGACATCGTCCATCCGACGGAGATCACGGCCAAGAGACTCACCAAGGTTGCGTTTGATGGATCCCCGCCGTTGGTTTACCCGATAAACATCAGCCAGCTCACTGCGAGTTAG
- the LOC107277070 gene encoding uncharacterized protein — MERGDGAIPFRATNIAAAAGTPTSASTAGRPQQGDRENAVSAEIERVNKLPANSSYAIHRLKVLNKLRHLLSIKRTTSQDEELELLFASLSI; from the exons ATGGAAAGAGGAGATGGCGCTATACCCTTCCGCGCCACcaacatcgccgccgccgccggcacgcccacCTCTGCTTCTACTGCG GGCCGCCCCCAGCAAGGGGATAGGGAAAATGCTGTCAGTGCTGAGATTGAGAGGGTTAACAAACTGCCAGCCAATAGTTCCTATGCCATACACCGCTTGAAGGTTCTAAACAAGCTTCGCCATCTATTATCTATCaag AGAACAACATCTCAAGATGAGGAGCTTGAACTTCTTTTTGCAAGCCTTTCAATTTAA
- the LOC4333327 gene encoding multiple organellar RNA editing factor 3, mitochondrial, with product MAAGAAAATRRSLSALLLSSRALQRRFAPLAAAASSAYLAPWAPPSRGAKTASSGGSGYSPLNDPSPNWSNRPPKETILLDGCDYEHWLIVMEFPTDPKPSEEDMVAAYVKTLAAVVGSEEEAKKKIYSVCTTTYTGFGALISEELSYKVKGLPGVLWVLPDSYLDVPNKDYGGDLFVDGQVIHRPQFRFTERQQVRSRPRPRYDRRRVTMQTEQKEAMQKGPSNLQQ from the exons ATGGCggccggagcagcagcagccacccGCCGCAGTCTCTCCGCGCTCCTTCTCTCCTCCCGCGCTCTGCAACGCCGCTTcgccccgctcgccgccgccgcctcctcagcCTACCTCGCCCCGTGGGCGCCGCCGTCACGCGGAGCGAAGACCGCGTCGTCGGGTGGGTCTGGGTACTCGCCGCTGAACGACCCGTCCCCAAACTGGAGCAATCGGCCGCCCAAGGAGACTATCCTGTTGGACGGCTGCGACTACGAGCACTGGCTCATCGTCATGGAGTTCCCGACCGATCCCAAGCCCTCCGAGGAAGATATGGTCGCCGCATATGTTAagaccctcgccgccgtcgtgggaAG cGAGGAGGAAGCCAAGAAGAAAATCTACTCTGTCTGCACTACAACTTATACTGGGTTTGGCGCATTGATTTCGGAGGAGTTATCATACAAGGTTAAAG GATTGCCTGGAGTTCTTTGGGTATTGCCTGACTCATATTTGGATGTGCCGAACAAGGATTATGGAG GAGATCTATTCGTAGATGGACAGGTCATACATAGACCACAATTCCGATTTACTGAAAGGCAACAGGTAAGGAGCCGGCCTCGTCCTCGCTATGACAGGAGACGAGTGACTATGCAAACTGAACAGAAAGAAGCAATGCAGAAAGGACCTTCAAATCTGCAGCAGTAG
- the LOC112938249 gene encoding endochitinase A1, translating into MSSSSSSRRWASASVTDLSSAGRSPLPAAALSPVRPSARRSPAVSRPDPAPSIARTIWPSSSSSNSGNTSTRKASPSPSSPAPAASTPSSSSSVATTLADHLAEDSLDAPPAALSRQRSCTELPRFADADAEARKVVVARSGGHASAIGRSMRLLPSTRPAGVTLTPGRVAPSDLRRLDAGADVASSGSECSDASRGGGGSTPRTTTKLPKPPPSPLIARTNSTRLLGSSNTQWALSPGRRSGSPLKTTLATVPELKGKTKSLIGLGWGHLFSRRKAAAAETATGAQATATLSSPASRRSGGGGNREIGHQMKMMHCRLLQWRFANAKAEAVSKNKLSIFEVEFMGAWARISELQDERFGKLGAAGEQACCGFGFYRSLHPGSHL; encoded by the exons atgtcgtcgtcgtcgtcgtcgaggcggTGGGCGTCGGCCTCCGTTACGGACCTGTCGTCCGCCGGCCGGtcgcctctccccgccgccgcgctctcccccgtCCGCCCGAGCGCCCGCCGCTCCCCCGCCGTGTCGCGCCCCGATCCGGCGCCATCCATCGCCCGCACGATatggccttcctcctcctcctctaacAGTGGCAACACGAGCACTAGgaaggcgtcgccgtcgccctcgtcccCTGCGCCAGCCGCGTcaaccccctcctcctcctcgtctgtGGCCACCACGCTCGCCGACCACCTCGCCGAAGACTCTCTGGACGCGCCGCCTGCTGCGCTCTCGCGGCAGCGGAGCTGCACCGAGCTCCCGCGCTTCGCCGACGCGGACGCCGAGGCGAGGAAGGTCGTCGTCGCCAGGTCGGGCGGCCACGCGAGCGCGATCGGCCGCTCCATGCGGCTCCTCCCGTCCACGAGGCCAGCCGGCGTCACACTCACCCCGGGCCGCGTCGCGCCGTCCGACCTCCGCAggctcgacgccggcgccgacgtcgcCAGCTCCGGGTCGGAGTGCAGCGACGCCtccaggggcggcggcggctccacaccgaggacgacgacgaagctgcccaagccgccgccctcgccgttgATAGCGCGAACCAACTCCACCCGCCTGCTCGGGTCCAGCAACACGCAGTGGGCGCTGTCGCCGGGGCGACGGAGCGGCTCGCCGCTGAAGACGACGCTGGCGACGGTGCCGGAGCTCAAGGGCAAGACGAAGAGCCTAATAGGCCTTGGATGGGGCCATCTCTTTAgccggaggaaggcggcggcggcggaaacggcCACCGGAGCGCAAGCAACGGCAACActgtcctcgccggcgtcgcggcggAGCGGTGGAGGTGGTAATAGGGAGATCGGCCATCAGATGAAGATGATGCACTGCCGGCTGTTGCAGTGGCGCTTCGCAAATGCCAAGGCAGAAGCCGTCAGCAAGAACAAGCTGTCTATTTTcgag GTGGAATTCATGGGTGCATGGGCTAGGATATCAGAGCTGCAAG ATGAGAGGTTTGGAAAGCTGGGGGCAGCTGGAGAGCAAGCATGCTGTGGCTTTGGATTCTACCGTAGTTTGCACCCAGGCAGCCATTTGTAA